The following coding sequences lie in one Mycobacterium sp. DL440 genomic window:
- a CDS encoding NtaA/DmoA family FMN-dependent monooxygenase (This protein belongs to a clade of FMN-dependent monooxygenases, within a broader family of flavin-dependent oxidoreductases, the luciferase-like monooxygenase (LMM) family, some of whose members use coenzyme F420 rather than FMN.), with translation MLNLGIHTGAWRRTSEPATAFADPGYYVRMAKLAERGKLDALFLADGPALREHPALRPSQALEPSVILASVAAETEHLGLIGTLSSTFNDPVELAHRLLTLDQLSGGRLAWNVVTTYSVPAGANFGVADYPDRHVRYRRAAEFVDVVRALWRDAADPSGRGIDHQGEAFTVVGALPQGPSPQGYPLLVQAGGSPQGRELAGRVADAVFSAELDLGAGIDHYRYVKDVAVAYGRRRSDVKILPGLITTIGSTEAEAERRFSDQNGLLPPGHDLERLSQALGEDLSDHPLDGPVPAHLLGDVDDPAKFGASLGFRESVVRLIESRDLTLRQAVREFSGAGHRVIVGSPVDVADTIERWFLAGAADGFNLMPDVFPDGLEIFVDEVVPLLQERGLFRTEYAESTLRERFTGQPHPVGALSLVPGRLA, from the coding sequence GTGCTCAATCTCGGTATCCACACCGGCGCGTGGCGGCGGACCAGCGAACCGGCGACCGCATTCGCCGACCCCGGTTACTACGTGCGGATGGCGAAGCTTGCCGAGCGCGGAAAGCTGGACGCGCTGTTTTTGGCCGACGGGCCGGCGTTGCGCGAGCATCCCGCGCTACGTCCGTCGCAGGCACTGGAGCCGAGCGTCATCCTGGCATCGGTGGCCGCCGAGACAGAACACCTGGGCCTGATCGGGACGTTGTCGTCCACATTCAACGATCCCGTCGAGCTGGCACATCGGCTGCTCACCCTCGACCAACTTTCCGGTGGTCGCCTGGCCTGGAACGTCGTCACGACGTACTCGGTGCCCGCCGGTGCCAACTTCGGTGTCGCCGACTACCCGGACCGACACGTCAGGTACCGGCGGGCCGCCGAATTCGTCGACGTGGTCCGTGCGCTGTGGCGCGACGCCGCCGACCCCAGCGGCCGCGGAATCGACCACCAGGGAGAGGCTTTCACCGTGGTTGGCGCATTGCCGCAGGGACCGTCGCCGCAGGGGTATCCACTTTTGGTGCAGGCTGGTGGATCACCGCAGGGGCGTGAACTCGCCGGTCGTGTCGCCGATGCGGTGTTCAGCGCCGAGCTCGACCTGGGTGCCGGAATCGACCACTACCGCTACGTGAAGGACGTTGCGGTGGCCTACGGTCGCCGGCGTAGCGACGTCAAGATCCTGCCCGGGCTGATCACCACGATCGGCAGCACCGAGGCCGAGGCCGAGCGCCGGTTCTCCGACCAGAACGGCCTGCTGCCGCCCGGCCACGACCTGGAGCGGCTGTCTCAGGCGCTCGGAGAGGATCTTTCTGACCATCCGCTGGATGGACCGGTGCCGGCACACTTACTCGGCGACGTCGACGATCCGGCGAAATTCGGTGCCTCCCTGGGGTTCCGGGAATCGGTGGTGCGCTTGATCGAAAGCCGTGACCTCACGCTGCGGCAGGCCGTCCGTGAGTTCAGCGGGGCCGGCCACCGGGTGATTGTCGGATCGCCGGTCGATGTCGCCGACACCATCGAACGGTGGTTCCTGGCCGGCGCCGCGGACGGGTTCAACCTGATGCCCGACGTGTTTCCCGATGGCCTGGAGATCTTCGTCGACGAGGTGGTGCCACTGCTGCAGGAGCGCGGACTGTTCCGTACCGAGTACGCCGAGTCGACCTTGCGTGAGAGGTTCACGGGACAGCCACATCCAGTCGGTGCGCTGAGCCTCGTACCGGGGAGGTTGGCGTAA
- a CDS encoding PaaI family thioesterase: protein MAPEIDTASAHPGGGFNPPDPTDRGGPDYGRFIEAVRTLQDHARSVDAPDEVITEAADLIEKVSVLLAPYEADEWNSPSGRRMDLPNRGNVNNVPVHLERTVDNRIAGTARFRRFHLGRNGAAHGGSLALLFDSLLGYTAAKLTGSMYQRTAYLHVNYRRIVPIEKDLQVDAGITRIEGRKIFVEGRLLDGQDVLTDAEALFVRLKPGQP from the coding sequence GTGGCCCCAGAAATCGACACCGCCAGCGCGCACCCCGGCGGAGGGTTCAATCCGCCCGATCCCACCGATCGCGGCGGCCCGGATTACGGCCGGTTCATCGAGGCGGTGCGCACCCTGCAGGACCACGCCCGAAGCGTCGACGCTCCGGACGAGGTCATCACCGAGGCCGCCGACCTGATCGAGAAGGTGTCGGTGCTGCTCGCACCCTACGAAGCCGACGAATGGAATTCCCCGTCCGGTCGGCGCATGGACCTGCCCAACCGTGGCAACGTCAACAACGTGCCGGTGCATCTGGAGCGCACTGTCGACAACCGGATCGCCGGGACGGCCCGATTCCGGCGCTTTCACCTCGGCCGCAACGGCGCGGCGCACGGCGGCTCACTGGCGTTGCTGTTCGATTCACTGCTCGGCTACACCGCGGCCAAACTGACCGGCAGTATGTATCAGCGCACCGCATATCTGCATGTCAACTACCGCAGGATCGTCCCGATCGAGAAGGACCTCCAGGTGGATGCCGGCATCACCCGAATCGAGGGACGCAAGATCTTCGTCGAGGGGCGGCTGCTCGATGGTCAGGATGTGCTCACCGACGCCGAGGCGTTGTTCG
- a CDS encoding DUF1990 domain-containing protein, translated as MKLHELAQLSLTYPEVGATAGELPAGYRHIRASAIIGTGRDRFERAGAEVLRWGMQRGAGLRVQATTDAAAVGTELLVRLGPVPAPCRVVYVLDEPDRRGFAYGTLAGHPESGEELFSVRYDPATDTVHAEVAAFSRPATWWSRLGGPVTRLLQRVVTRRYLTGI; from the coding sequence GTGAAACTGCACGAGCTGGCGCAGCTGTCATTGACCTATCCGGAGGTGGGCGCCACCGCCGGCGAGCTGCCCGCGGGCTACCGCCACATCCGGGCGTCGGCGATCATCGGCACCGGCCGCGACCGCTTCGAGCGGGCCGGCGCGGAGGTGTTGCGCTGGGGCATGCAGCGCGGCGCGGGCCTGCGGGTGCAGGCCACCACCGACGCCGCCGCGGTGGGCACCGAGTTGCTGGTCCGGCTTGGTCCGGTGCCCGCACCGTGCCGGGTGGTCTATGTGCTCGACGAACCAGACCGGCGGGGCTTCGCCTACGGCACCCTGGCCGGGCATCCCGAGTCGGGTGAGGAGTTGTTCTCGGTTCGCTACGACCCGGCGACCGACACGGTGCACGCCGAGGTGGCCGCCTTCTCCCGGCCGGCCACGTGGTGGAGCCGGTTGGGCGGACCGGTGACGCGCCTGCTCCAGCGGGTGGTGACGCGCCGCTATCTCACCGGCATCTAA
- a CDS encoding SDR family NAD(P)-dependent oxidoreductase, producing the protein MDTPIAVVTGASRGAGRGIAAALLASGWRVYVTGRTVTDPGKGGIAVQLDHSDDAAVGALFERIGEQEGRLDLLVNNAAAIHDDLVNPKPFWEKPIELAEVLDVGLRSAYVASWHAAPLLLAGERGLIAFTSSPGSVCYMHGPAYGAQKAGIDKLAADMAVDFADTGVSTVSIWMGILLTEKLKSAFTGHPDALAKTAEHAETPEFTGYLIDALYRDPELQQLSGHTVIGAELATRYGITDECGRVPPSHRDLLGAPREPSAVVLR; encoded by the coding sequence GTGGATACCCCGATCGCTGTCGTCACCGGGGCGAGCCGCGGCGCAGGCCGTGGGATTGCCGCGGCCCTGCTCGCCTCCGGCTGGCGGGTTTACGTCACTGGGCGCACGGTGACCGATCCAGGGAAGGGCGGCATCGCGGTACAGCTCGACCACTCCGACGACGCGGCCGTGGGTGCGCTGTTCGAGCGGATCGGCGAGCAGGAGGGCCGGCTGGACCTCCTGGTCAACAACGCCGCGGCGATCCACGACGATCTGGTCAACCCGAAGCCTTTCTGGGAGAAGCCGATCGAGCTGGCCGAGGTACTGGATGTGGGGTTGCGCTCGGCCTACGTGGCATCCTGGCACGCGGCACCGCTGCTGCTGGCTGGTGAGCGTGGCCTGATCGCGTTCACCTCGTCACCCGGCTCGGTCTGTTACATGCACGGCCCGGCGTACGGCGCGCAGAAGGCAGGCATAGACAAGCTGGCCGCCGACATGGCCGTCGACTTCGCCGACACCGGGGTGTCGACGGTGTCGATCTGGATGGGCATCCTGCTCACCGAGAAACTGAAATCCGCGTTCACCGGGCACCCCGATGCCCTCGCCAAGACCGCCGAACATGCCGAAACCCCGGAGTTCACCGGCTATCTCATCGATGCGCTGTACCGCGACCCGGAGCTGCAGCAGCTGTCCGGGCACACCGTGATCGGTGCCGAACTCGCGACCCGCTACGGGATCACCGACGAGTGCGGCCGGGTCCCGCCGTCACACCGGGACCTACTGGGTGCGCCACGGGAACCCAGCGCCGTGGTGTTGCGCTGA
- a CDS encoding ABC transporter permease, which produces MTTTTERSAATTGRAERLRLLFQPALVLVVGAVVVFWAFNRDLTDTQKENINPGNVASLIWQHLLITFTVTAIVLAVGVPLGVLVTRPGAKLLRPLFIGVANIGQAAPAIGLLVLLFLWTADTGFWIGVLPIALYSLLPVLASTILGIDQVNKALIDAGRGQGMSRESILLRVELPLAVPYILAGLRTSLVLAVGTATLSFLVNAGGLGILIDTGYKLQDNVTLILGSVLAVCLALLVDWLGGLAEYFLNPKGLR; this is translated from the coding sequence GTGACCACCACCACCGAACGTTCCGCCGCGACCACAGGCCGTGCCGAACGGCTGCGGCTGCTGTTCCAGCCGGCGCTGGTGCTGGTGGTGGGTGCCGTGGTGGTGTTCTGGGCATTCAACCGGGATCTGACCGACACGCAGAAGGAGAACATCAACCCGGGCAATGTGGCGTCGTTGATCTGGCAGCACCTCTTGATCACCTTCACGGTCACCGCCATCGTGCTCGCGGTCGGAGTACCGCTCGGTGTGCTGGTCACCCGGCCCGGCGCAAAATTGTTGCGGCCCTTGTTCATCGGCGTGGCCAACATCGGTCAGGCCGCACCGGCGATCGGTCTGCTGGTGCTGCTGTTCCTGTGGACGGCCGACACCGGTTTCTGGATCGGTGTGCTGCCGATCGCGTTGTACTCGCTGCTCCCGGTGTTGGCCAGCACGATCCTTGGCATCGATCAGGTGAACAAGGCACTGATCGACGCCGGTCGCGGTCAGGGGATGTCGCGAGAGTCCATTTTGCTGCGGGTCGAACTGCCACTGGCCGTGCCCTACATTCTGGCTGGGCTGCGAACCTCGCTCGTGCTCGCGGTGGGTACCGCGACGTTGTCGTTCCTCGTCAATGCGGGTGGCCTGGGGATCCTCATCGACACCGGTTACAAACTGCAGGACAACGTGACCTTGATCCTGGGCAGCGTGCTCGCGGTGTGCCTGGCGCTGCTGGTCGACTGGCTCGGCGGGCTGGCCGAGTACTTTCTCAACCCCAAGGGCCTTCGATGA
- a CDS encoding ATP-binding cassette domain-containing protein, with product MTTAVTGARIVLDHVSKVYPGADQPAVDDASLDIPAGEVVVFVGPSGCGKTTMMRMINRLSEPSSGRIMIGDQDALSIKPTQLRRSIGYSIQQAGLFPHMTIRQNVGLVPGLLRWDRKRINERVDELLDMVGLAPGEYADRFPRQLSGGQQQRVGVARALAADPPVLLMDEPFGAVDPITRSALQDELLRLQTELHKTIVFVTHDFGEAVKLGDRIAVLGQRSKVLQYDTPQTILASPADDTVAGFVGSGASLRQLGLQRVKDVQLQEHVAVRADDTVEYVRNQLAAGEFDWAVVLDDLDRPVSWVRAGKLTDAHTLADVVEPLDVVSTQSTLEDALEAILAEQHASAVVTGAGNRYAGVVTLDTLIDTITRLRSQANEENRSS from the coding sequence ATGACCACCGCAGTTACCGGCGCACGCATCGTGCTCGACCATGTGTCGAAGGTGTATCCGGGGGCCGACCAGCCTGCCGTCGACGACGCGTCGTTGGACATCCCGGCCGGCGAGGTGGTGGTGTTCGTCGGCCCGTCGGGATGCGGAAAGACCACCATGATGCGGATGATCAACCGGCTCAGCGAACCCAGCTCCGGTCGCATCATGATCGGCGACCAGGATGCGCTGTCGATCAAGCCGACCCAACTGCGCCGGTCGATCGGATACTCCATCCAGCAGGCCGGGCTGTTCCCGCACATGACCATCCGGCAGAACGTCGGCCTGGTGCCTGGGCTGCTGCGCTGGGACCGCAAGCGGATCAACGAGCGGGTCGACGAGCTGCTCGACATGGTCGGGCTGGCGCCGGGGGAGTACGCCGACCGCTTCCCCCGTCAGCTGTCTGGTGGACAGCAACAGCGGGTGGGAGTGGCACGTGCACTCGCCGCCGACCCACCGGTGCTGTTGATGGACGAACCGTTCGGGGCTGTTGATCCCATCACCCGCAGCGCGCTGCAGGATGAATTACTGCGGCTACAGACCGAATTGCACAAGACCATCGTATTCGTCACTCACGATTTCGGTGAGGCCGTCAAACTCGGCGACCGCATCGCGGTGCTCGGGCAGCGGTCGAAGGTGCTCCAATACGACACGCCCCAAACGATTCTGGCCAGCCCCGCCGACGACACCGTCGCCGGTTTCGTGGGTTCGGGGGCTTCGCTGCGTCAACTCGGGTTGCAACGGGTCAAGGACGTTCAGTTACAGGAGCATGTGGCTGTGCGGGCCGACGACACCGTGGAGTACGTGCGGAACCAGTTGGCCGCCGGCGAATTCGACTGGGCAGTGGTGCTCGACGATCTGGACCGACCGGTCAGCTGGGTGCGGGCCGGCAAGCTGACCGACGCACACACACTCGCCGACGTGGTCGAGCCGCTCGACGTGGTCAGCACGCAGTCCACCCTCGAAGATGCACTGGAAGCCATTCTCGCCGAACAACATGCCTCGGCAGTCGTCACCGGGGCAGGGAACCGGTACGCCGGCGTGGTCACCCTGGACACCCTGATCGACACCATCACCAGGTTGCGGTCGCAGGCAAACGAAGAGAACCGCTCTTCGTGA
- a CDS encoding glycine betaine ABC transporter substrate-binding protein yields the protein MRWAPRVLAAVVCVLVLASCGLGSGGTVPLQVGPGSITPHPALEGVKITVGSKEYTEQVIMGYILEYTLAAAGADVRDLTGIVGSRSTREAQLSGQIDVAYEFTGNAWINYLRHEKPIPDSRAQFDAVRDEDLARNDMVWLPPGPMDDTYALAASKRVVEKTGVRTLSEYAELVRTNPAAAKTCVDTEFRARQDGFPGMAAAYGFDPARAQTPILQVGIIYQATADGTQCDFGEVFTTDGRIAALGLEVLIDDKQFFAHYNPSVTMKREFYEAHPQIAEVTAPVTAALTNDVIIELNKQVDVDGRDPSVVARDWMVDRGFITAR from the coding sequence ATGAGGTGGGCACCGCGCGTGCTGGCGGCAGTGGTGTGCGTACTGGTACTGGCCAGCTGCGGCCTTGGCTCCGGCGGCACGGTTCCGTTGCAGGTAGGGCCGGGGTCGATCACACCCCACCCCGCGTTGGAAGGCGTGAAGATCACCGTCGGGTCCAAGGAGTACACCGAGCAGGTCATCATGGGTTACATCCTGGAATACACGCTGGCCGCCGCGGGCGCCGACGTGCGCGATCTGACCGGCATCGTCGGTTCACGCAGTACCAGGGAGGCACAGCTTTCCGGGCAGATCGACGTGGCCTACGAGTTCACCGGCAACGCCTGGATCAACTATCTCAGGCATGAGAAGCCGATACCCGACAGTCGGGCGCAATTCGACGCGGTCCGCGACGAGGACCTGGCCCGCAACGACATGGTCTGGCTACCGCCGGGACCGATGGACGACACGTATGCGCTCGCGGCGAGCAAGCGTGTGGTCGAAAAGACCGGCGTGCGTACGTTGTCCGAGTACGCCGAACTGGTCCGGACCAACCCGGCGGCGGCGAAAACCTGTGTGGACACCGAATTCCGGGCCCGGCAGGACGGCTTTCCGGGGATGGCGGCCGCCTACGGTTTCGACCCGGCCCGGGCGCAGACGCCGATCCTTCAAGTCGGGATTATCTACCAGGCCACCGCGGACGGCACGCAGTGCGATTTCGGCGAGGTGTTCACCACCGACGGCCGCATCGCCGCACTGGGTCTCGAGGTACTCATCGACGACAAGCAGTTCTTCGCGCACTACAACCCGTCTGTCACGATGAAACGCGAGTTCTACGAGGCGCATCCGCAGATCGCCGAGGTCACCGCGCCGGTGACCGCAGCGCTCACCAACGACGTCATCATCGAACTCAACAAACAGGTCGACGTGGACGGTCGGGATCCGAGTGTCGTCGCGCGCGACTGGATGGTGGACCGAGGTTTCATCACCGCCCGTTAG
- a CDS encoding LLM class flavin-dependent oxidoreductase: MGLPLTVGVEVTGDGLEAGIAGLAGRLEAAGVSYWVIGAERGEATGLTTEGLDPSLVATVAARHTSRLGLVVAAAAHRDHPYNLARRLVSVDHAAHGRVGWLALDFDHSIALNASTDTWTGADLGAAHTDDAIVAVRTLWRTWPLGSVVGDLDNGVFSDVSRIRRADVHNTYDIAGPLNVPGSVQGDLPVWRQAGCDGDTGAGAADYLIVEDGDPIPAAARAVVRLRSADSIEAALERIAGHPEVSGVLLRIDPSDLDQVLHEVLPAVRKRELLSNRGTGTLREQLGVPAPAEPDLTGNPTVFETVPNPGGRL, from the coding sequence ATGGGGTTACCACTCACCGTTGGAGTTGAGGTGACCGGCGACGGTCTCGAAGCCGGCATCGCGGGCCTGGCCGGGCGGCTGGAGGCGGCCGGGGTGTCGTACTGGGTGATCGGTGCCGAGCGCGGTGAGGCCACCGGTCTCACGACCGAAGGCCTCGACCCGTCGCTGGTCGCCACCGTCGCGGCGCGGCACACCAGCCGTCTGGGGCTGGTTGTCGCGGCCGCGGCGCATCGGGATCACCCGTACAACCTGGCCCGCAGGCTGGTTTCGGTGGATCACGCCGCACACGGCCGGGTCGGCTGGCTGGCGCTGGACTTCGACCACAGCATCGCGCTCAACGCATCCACCGACACCTGGACCGGTGCCGACCTCGGCGCGGCGCACACCGACGACGCCATCGTCGCGGTGCGGACACTGTGGCGAACCTGGCCCCTGGGCTCGGTGGTGGGGGATCTGGATAACGGAGTGTTCTCCGATGTGTCGAGAATCCGTCGGGCCGACGTGCACAACACGTATGACATCGCCGGCCCGCTCAACGTGCCCGGATCGGTGCAGGGCGATCTTCCGGTGTGGCGGCAGGCCGGATGCGATGGCGACACCGGCGCAGGCGCCGCCGATTACCTGATCGTCGAGGACGGTGACCCGATCCCGGCAGCCGCCAGGGCCGTGGTGCGGCTGAGATCAGCCGATTCGATCGAGGCCGCGCTCGAGCGGATCGCCGGTCACCCCGAGGTATCGGGAGTGCTGCTGAGGATCGACCCGTCCGATTTGGACCAGGTACTACACGAGGTCCTGCCAGCTGTCCGCAAGCGGGAACTGTTGAGCAACAGGGGGACCGGGACATTGCGTGAACAGTTGGGTGTCCCCGCGCCCGCGGAGCCCGACCTGACCGGCAATCCGACGGTGTTCGAGACCGTACCCAACCCGGGAGGACGACTGTGA
- a CDS encoding ABC transporter permease, with protein sequence MTALWDYVTAHHAQLLFDSYQHVSAVVQSVLIAALIGVTVGVLTYRNPLAASLATTTSSVILTVPAFALLGLLIPLFGLGVATSISALVLYSLLPIIRNTIVGLNAVDPALIDAARGIGMGRLATLGRVELRLVWPSILSAIRISTQMSMGVLAIAAYVKGPGLGNLIFSGLARVGSPTALPMALTGTLLIVILALVLDALLVLIGRLTTSKGIR encoded by the coding sequence GTGACAGCATTGTGGGACTACGTCACCGCCCACCACGCACAGCTGCTTTTCGACTCCTATCAGCATGTCAGCGCCGTGGTGCAGAGTGTGCTGATCGCAGCGCTGATCGGCGTGACCGTCGGAGTGCTCACCTACCGCAATCCGCTGGCGGCCAGCCTGGCGACGACCACCTCCAGCGTCATCCTCACCGTTCCGGCTTTCGCCCTGCTGGGTCTGTTGATCCCGTTGTTCGGCCTCGGGGTTGCCACCAGCATCTCCGCGCTGGTCCTGTACTCGCTGCTGCCGATCATCCGCAACACCATCGTCGGACTGAACGCCGTGGACCCGGCCCTGATCGATGCCGCGCGGGGAATCGGCATGGGACGGCTCGCGACACTGGGCCGGGTGGAACTGCGGCTGGTGTGGCCGTCGATCCTGTCCGCCATCCGGATCAGCACTCAGATGTCGATGGGTGTGCTGGCCATCGCCGCCTACGTCAAAGGGCCGGGCCTGGGCAACCTGATCTTTTCCGGGTTGGCCCGCGTCGGCAGCCCCACCGCCCTCCCGATGGCACTGACCGGAACTCTGTTGATCGTCATCCTCGCGCTCGTCCTCGACGCGCTGCTCGTCCTGATCGGACGGCTCACCACATCGAAAGGCATTCGATGA
- a CDS encoding ABC transporter permease, whose translation MLNFTLRRIGQSIIVIVLAYTAVFFVLNVLPGDPIETQISNPENPISDQDAQVLRDYYRLSEPAIVQFGVSVQRLFTGDLGYSLNSGQSVARLMAHALPSTLALAGVAFILAALLGFVVALAAVFAPWSPVREFARILPPAFLSIPVFVTGLVALQWLSFSLGWVSAVRDEGLRSTVLAALPLALPVAAPIAQVLIQGLSNAAAQPYVEVLRAKGLDDGRIIFGHLVKNGSIPTVTIVAIAVGELLAGSVITETIFNRTGIGYLTETAVRNQDTPIIQAVVITVSVTFVLVNLVVDVIYPLIDPRIERSTTPRGALVPA comes from the coding sequence GTGTTGAACTTCACCCTGCGGCGGATCGGCCAGTCGATCATCGTGATCGTATTGGCTTACACTGCAGTGTTTTTCGTTCTCAACGTGCTGCCGGGCGATCCGATCGAGACGCAGATCTCCAATCCGGAGAACCCGATCTCCGATCAGGATGCGCAGGTCCTGCGCGATTATTACCGGCTCAGCGAACCGGCGATCGTGCAGTTCGGCGTATCGGTACAGCGGTTGTTCACCGGGGATCTCGGATACTCGCTCAACAGCGGGCAATCCGTAGCGCGACTGATGGCGCACGCACTGCCCTCGACGCTGGCATTGGCCGGTGTGGCGTTCATCCTGGCCGCACTGCTCGGCTTCGTCGTCGCTCTTGCCGCGGTGTTCGCACCATGGTCACCGGTCCGCGAGTTCGCGCGGATACTGCCGCCGGCTTTCCTGTCCATTCCCGTGTTCGTCACCGGACTCGTGGCACTGCAATGGTTGTCGTTCAGCCTCGGATGGGTATCGGCCGTACGCGACGAGGGGTTGCGGTCGACGGTCCTGGCCGCGCTGCCACTGGCACTGCCGGTGGCCGCGCCGATCGCCCAGGTGTTGATCCAAGGACTCAGCAATGCGGCCGCCCAGCCGTACGTGGAAGTGCTGCGAGCCAAAGGGCTTGACGACGGGCGAATCATCTTCGGCCATCTGGTCAAGAATGGCTCGATTCCCACCGTCACGATCGTGGCCATCGCGGTCGGTGAACTGCTGGCCGGATCAGTGATCACCGAAACGATCTTCAACCGCACCGGGATCGGCTATCTCACCGAGACGGCAGTCCGCAACCAGGACACACCGATCATCCAGGCGGTGGTCATCACCGTGTCGGTCACGTTTGTCCTGGTCAATCTCGTGGTGGATGTCATCTACCCCCTGATCGACCCACGCATCGAGAGATCTACCACTCCGAGAGGCGCGCTGGTGCCCGCATGA